Proteins from one Telopea speciosissima isolate NSW1024214 ecotype Mountain lineage chromosome 1, Tspe_v1, whole genome shotgun sequence genomic window:
- the LOC122647517 gene encoding uncharacterized protein LOC122647517 codes for MTGDGSSSGRSHKDRPILADVTNQHGKRRLLSISSSPCIDRENRFRDNLEGKVPDSEFVQKVCLGVENLVRGKCKRECIDDGNGKGLPLGKPMGLCSLLKSGSGTGISGVPSEIKDLPTVSDGDIQFLGGNAVTRGTLKTINGWRDGCTSGVSLSRASDQCYKSGRSAPVIVEGGSQGGAEHAKAGVEKDAIKSTLANEALDAHAHGDKDELMDGGDLTSTKATLAGSSSHQGSELEICANSGFADGFNANHGIDMLNACSCSFCLKAAYIWSDLHYQDVKGRIAALKKSRKEVKFCVDKSLNQYETDKNGMTNLDKSKELELDLMGRWKSLFLHTEGILVRESTQLQSSLLSLKELRESCKTELEMTNEIPLTK; via the exons ATGACTGGAGATGGCTCTTCTTCCGGTCGATCGCACAAAGACCGTCCCATTCTGGCTGATGTTACCAATCAGCACGGTAAGAGAAGGTTATTGTCCATTTCCAGCAGCCCTTGTATAGACAGGGAGAATCGATTCCGGGACAATTTGGAAGGCAAGGTGCCAGATTCTGAGTTTGTGCAGAAAGTTTGTCTGGGAGTCGAGAATTTAGTCAGAGGGAAATGCAAGCGTGAATGTATTGATGAtggtaatggtaagggtttGCCTTTAGGGAAACCCATGGGGCTTTGTAGTTTACTGAAATCTGGTAGTGGAACTGGTATTTCTGGAGTTCCCAGTGAAATTAAGGATCTCCCGACTGTTTCGGATGGTGATATACAATTCTTAGGAGGCAATGCAGTGACACGCGGAACACTAAAAACCATTAATGGATGGAGAGATGGTTGCACTTCTGGTGTTTCTTTGTCCAGAGCCTCTGATCAGTGCTATAAAAGTGGGAGGTCTGCACCAGTTATTGTTGAAGGAGGGAGCCAAGGTGGTGCAGAACATGCTAAAGCTGGTGTGGagaaagatgccattaaaagcACTTTGGCAAATGAAGCATTAGACGCTCATGCCCATGGGGACAAGGATGAGTTGATGGATGGTGGTGATCTCACCTCAACCAAGGCTACTCTTGCTGGGTCATCAAGTCATCAGGGCTCTGAACTAGAGATATGTGCCAATTCTGGTTTTGCAGATGGCTTCAATGCCAATCATGGGATAGACATGCTCAATGCTTGCTCTTGTTCTTTCTGTCTGAAAg CTGCATATATTTGGTCGGACCTCCATTACCAAGATGTCAAGGGCCGGATTGCCG CATTAAAGAAGAGTCGGAAAGAAGTTAAATTTTGTGTAGATAAAAGTTTGAATCAGTATGAGACAGACAAAAATGGTATGACCAACTTAGACAAATCAAAAGAATTAGAATTGGATCTTATGGGCAGGTGGAAGTCACTTTTCCTTCATACAGAGGGTATCCTTGTTCGTGAAAGCACCCAGCTT CAATCCAGTCTTCTCTCTTTAAAAGAACTGAGAGAGAGCTGCAAGACTGAACTGGAGATGACTAATGAGATTCCTTTGACTAAGTAG
- the LOC122647461 gene encoding acyl-coenzyme A oxidase, peroxisomal, with protein MQISAIDLNPTTDDEQERISRRVRRLSLHLTPVVARPLPLDDNRQLQMLTCARAKINVSKDLLSDYMRGKYRDIQEKVYEYFNSRPDLQTPVEISMDEHRELCMRQLLGLAREAGIRPFRYVVEDPAKYFAIVEAVGSIDTSFGVKLGVQYSLWGGSVLNLGTQKHKDKYFDGIDNVEYPGCFAMTELHHGSNVQGLQTVATFDPMTDEFIIDTPNDGAIKWWIGNAAVHGKFATVFAKLMLPTYDEKGVSDMGVHAFIVPIRDLNTHQTLPGIEIHDCGHKIGLNGVDNGALRFRSVRIPRDNLLNRFGDVSRDGKYTSSLPSINKRFAAMLGELVGGRVGLAYSSVGILKISVTIAVRYSLLRQQFGPPKQAEISILDYQSHQHKLMPMLASTYAFHFATLHLLEQYSEMKKSHDENVAGDVHALSAGLKAYVTSYTAKSLSICREACGGHGYAAVNRFGSLRNDHDVFQTFEGDNTVLLQQVAADLLKQYKEKFQGGTLAVTWNYLRDSMATYLSQPNPVTARWEGEDHLRDPSFQLDAFRYRTSRLLHSVALRLRKHSKTLGGFGAWNRCLNHLLTLAESHIESVILAKFIESVQSCPEGNTRAALKLVCDLYALDRIWKDIGTYRNVDYVAPNKAKAIHKLTEYLSFQVRNIARELVDGFDLPDYVTRAPIAMQSEPYAQYTQYVGF; from the exons ATGCAAATCTCTGCTATTGATCTTAATCCGACCACCGACGATGAACAGGAGCGCATCTCCCGGCGAGTGCGACggctctccttgcaccttacaCCTGTTGTAGCTCGTCCTCTTCCTCTCGACGACAACCGGCAGCTGCAGATGCTAACGTGTGCCAGGGCAAAGATTAACGTCAGCAAGGATCTTCTCTCCGATTACATGAGGGGGAAATACAGAGATATCCAAGAAAAGGTCTACGAGTATTTCAATTCTCGACCCGATCTCCAGACGCCGGTGGAGATCTCCATGGACGAACATAGGGAGCTCTGTATGCGACAGCTTCTCGGTTTGGCTAGGGAAGCCGGGATCAGACCTTTTAGATATGTCGTCGAAGATCCTGCAAAGTATTTTGCAATCGTTGAAGCTGTTGGAAGCATCGACACGTCGTTTGGCGTTAAGTTGGGAGTCCAGTACAG TCTTTGGGGAGGCTCTGTTCTCAACTTGGGAACCCAAAAGCATAAAGATAAGTACTTCGATGGGATTGACAATGTGGAGTATCCGGGGTGTTTTGCAATGACAGAACTCCACCATG GTTCAAATGTTCAAGGCCTCCAAACAGTGGCTACCTTTGATCCAATGACAGATGAATTCATAATAGACACACCCAATGACGGAGCCATCAAATGGTGGATTGGCAATGCTGCTGTTCATGGGAAGTTTGCAACAGTTTTTGCGAAGTTGATGTTACCTACTTATGATGAGAAAGGGGTTTCTGATATGGGCGTCCATGCTTTTATTGTTCCAATAAGGGATTTGAATACACACCAGACACTTCCAGGGATTGAGATACATGATTGTGGCCACAAgattggcctgaacggagttgATAATGGGGCTTTAAGATTTCGTTCTGTGAGGATTCCTAGGGATAATCTACTTAATCGATTTGGAGATGTCTCCCGTGATGGGAAATACACGAGTAGCCTTCCGTCAATCAATAAAAGATTTGCTGCCATGCTTGGAGAACTTGTTGGTGGAAGAGTAGGCCTTGCATATTCTTCAGTTGGTATCCTCAAGATTTCTGTAACAATTGCTGTCCGTTATTCTCTGCTCCGTCAGCAGTTTGGTCCTCCCAAGCAGGCTGAGATCAGCATTCTAGATTACCAGTCTCATCAGCACAAGCTCATGCCAATGCTGGCTTCAACCTATGCTTTCCACTTTGCGACTCTGCATTTGTTAGAGCAATATTCTGAGATGAAGAAGTCTCATGATGAAAATGTGGCTGGAGATGTCCATGCCCTGTCTGCAGGCCTTAAGGCTTATGTAACATCCTATACAGCCAAGTCCTTGAGCATCTGCCGGGAAGCATGTGGAGGCCATGGTTATGCTGCTGTCAATCGCTTTGGTAGCCTGCGGAATGACCATGATGTATTCCAGACATTTGAAGGGGACAACACTGTGCTTCTGCAACAG GTAGCAGCTGACCTTTTGAAGCAGTACAAGGAGAAATTTCAAGGTGGGACACTGGCTGTTACATGGAACTACTTGAGAGATTCCATGGCTACATATCTTTCCCAGCCAAACCCAGTGACTGCTCGGTGGGAAGGTGAAGACCATTTACGAGACCCCAGCTTCCAGCTAGATGCCTTCAGG TACCGAACATCTAGGTTGCTTCATAGTGTTGCGCTGCGCCTCAGGAAGCACAGTAAGACTCTTGGAGGCTTTGGTGCTTGGAATAGATGCTTGAATCATCTTCTGACACTTGCAGAATCCCATATTGAATCAGTCATCCTTGCAAAATTTATTGAATCTGTGCAGAG CTGTCCTGAAGGGAACACACGTGCAGCTCTGAAGCTTGTCTGTGACCTCTATGCCCTGGATCGAATTTGGAAAGATATTGGGACCTACCGTAATGTGGATTATGTGGCCCCCAATAAAGCTAAG GCTATCCACAAGCTGACAGAATATCTGAGTTTTCAAGTGAGAAATATCGCCAGGGAACTTGTAGATGGATTTGATCTTCCAGATTATGTCACAAGGGCCCCCATTGCCATGCAATCAGAACCATATGCTCAGTACACACAATATGTTGGATTTTGA
- the LOC122668463 gene encoding protein ALTERED PHOSPHATE STARVATION RESPONSE 1-like, translating into MGCSSSRSEKNEALRLCKERKRFIKQAIDSRCSLAAAQLCYVQSLRNIGIALRRYAEAEVLMESSLSTSATELDKTPSHSSYPSPSPSHIAETLDSPLHNECPLSPPVSNLSYMRLGGTTAVSVSINPSLNSFVEDEESLNFPLPPPPPPPGVSFSWDYFNPGDEAESFRFIAETGFDRNFYMSELRQSRGEEVVPFIDGAGEKLEKNDSKRNGEIFTGSVKPESEQTHETCGDSAAPSQSKSTDKWAMPNAGSFNGITSEVQSIEPEKGLSADREDPSEFITHRAKDFLSSIKDIEHRFLRASESGKEVSRMLEANKIRLSCSEPKGNSPHSVLTAAFELVCCWRENTLVTDETPKHTTKVITWNRSISSQSSSSRNPLAMTSKDDIDDSGSEVLEEFCMISGSHSSTLDRLYAWERKLYDEVKASESIKKVYDQKCDQLRHQFARDMSPKVIDTTRAVVKDLHSRIRVAIHAVDSIAKRIEKLRDEELQPQLVELILGLIRMWKAMLECHHAQYITISLAYHSKNSTLGPGRGDSHRQVLAHLQLEIECFGSSFADWIEAHRSYVEALNGWLQNCILLPQERSRVRRGFCPRRDLAPPIFVLCLDWSAKIRTLPSGELTDAIKALASDVRNSMEQQVEDQQKKKESQDSDNSGGSENRESEKHENNSNLSCIHSGLMKALDQLTKFAETSLKMYEDVRKESDAARIAYTNCRTI; encoded by the exons ATGGGTTGTTCGAGCTCTAGAAGCGAGAAGAATGAGGCGCTTCGGCTCTGTAAGGAGCGGAAGCGATTTATCAAGCAAGCCATCGATTCTAGGTGCTCTCTTGCGGCTGCTCAACTCTGTTACGTTCAATCTCTCCGAAACATTGGTATTGCTCTTCGGCGATACGCAGAGGCCGAGGTATTGATGGAATCATCCCTCTCTACTTCTGCAACTGAACTTGATAAAACCCCTTCTCACTCCTCGtacccatctccatctccttccCACATTGCTGAGACTTTGGATTCACCACTACACAACGAATGTCCCCTTTCACCTCCAGTCTCCAACTTGAGTTACATGAGATTGGGAGGAACTACTGCAGTGTCTGTTAGTATTAATCCGTCCTTGAATAGTTTTGTGGAGGACGAGGAGTCCCTGAACTTCCCCCTACCCCCGCCTCCCCCTCCACCCGGGGTCAGCTTTTCGTGGGACTATTTTAATCCTGGTGATGAAGCAGAGAGCTTCAGGTTTATTGCTGAGACTGGATTCGATAGGAATTTCTACATGTCTGAGTTGAGACAGTCCAGGGGAGAGGAAGTTGTTCCTTTTATTGATGGGGCAGGGGAGAAATTGGAGAAGAACGATTCAAAAAGGAACGGTGAAATCTTTACAGGATCAGTAAAGCCAGAATCTGAACAGACGCATGAAACTTGTGGTGATTCAGCAGCTCCATCTCAAAGTAAATCTACCGACAAATGGGCAATGCCAAATGCAGGATCCTTCAATGGTATTACCTCGGAAGTACAATCAATAGAGCCAGAGAAAGGGTTATCTGCAGATAGGGAGGATCCTTCTGAGTTCATCACCCACAGAGCTAAAGATTTTTTGTCGAGCATAAAAGATATTGAGCATCGTTTCCTCAGAGCATCTGAATCTGGCAAGGAGGTCTCCAGAATGCTTGAAGCAAATAAAATCCGTCTCAGCTGTTCTGAGCCCAAAG GGAATTCACCTCACTCTGTACTTACGGCAGCCTTTGAGCTAGTTTGTTGCTGGCGTGAAAACACACTTGTCACTGATG AAACTCCAAAACATACAACAAAAGTTATTACTTGGAACCGGTCAATATCATCACAATCATCTTCGTCTAGGAATCCTCTTGCAATGACATCAAAAGATGACATTGATGACAGTGGGAGTGAAGTTCTCGAAGAGTTTTGCATGATCTCGGGGAGCCATTCCTCCACCTTAGACCGACTGTATGCATGGGAGAGGAAACTATATGATGAAGTTAAG GCTAGCGAGTCCATCAAGAAGGTGTATGATCAGAAGTGTGACCAGCTCAGGCACCAATTTGCTAGGGATATGAGCCCCAAAGTGATTGACACAACTCGGGCAGTCGTAAAGGATCTCCATTCAAGAATAAGAGTGGCTATACATGCAGTTGATTCAATAGCAAAACGAATTGAGAAATTAAGGGATGAAGAGTTGCAACCACAGCTTGTAGAGCTGATACTGgg ATTGATCCGGATGTGGAAAGCGATGCTTGAATGCCACCATGCACAATATATTACAATTTCACTTGCCTACCATTCAAAGAACTCAACACTAGGGCCTGGGCGGGGCGATTCTCACAGGCAGGTGTTGGCTCACCTCCAACTTGAGATTGAGTGCTTTGGCTCAAGCTTTGCAGACTGGATTGAAGCTCACAGATCTTATGTAGAAGCTCTCAATGGCTGGCTCCAAAACTGCATTTTACTACCTCAAGAGCGCTCCAGGGTAAGGAGAGGCTTCTGCCCCCGTCGGGATCTGGCTCCACCTATTTTTGTTCTGTGTCTCGACTGGTCAGCTAAGATCAGAACCTTGCCATCTGGAGAGCTTACTGATGCCATCAAAGCCTTAGCATCTGATGTACGCAATTCAATGGAGCAGCAGGTGGAggatcaacaaaagaaaaaagagtccCAAGATTCAGATAACAGTGGTGGATCAGAAAATAGGGAGTCTGAGAAGCATGAAAATAATTCAAACCTGAGCTGCATTCACTCAGGTTTGATGAAGGCACTTGACCAACTGACCAAGTTTGCAGAGACTTCCCTGAAAATGTATGAAGACGTAAGGAAGGAAAGTGATGCAGCAAGGATTGCATATACAAATTGCAGGACTATTTGA
- the LOC122668453 gene encoding probable beta-D-xylosidase 7 codes for MRLKREFLLFFVLLVLLASAGVNVIVAQQPPFTCGSPNSFHFCKVSLPISQRVRDLVSRLTLDEKISQLVNTAPAIPRLGIPSYEWWSESLHGVSASGKGIRFNGTIRSATSFPQVILTAASFDAHLWYRIGRAIGIEARAVYNAGQAIGMTFWAPNINIFRDPRWGRGQETPGEDPSVTGRYAVSYVRGIQGDSFEGGLLGYNHLQASACCKHFTAYDLDNWKGNTRYVFDARVSLQDLADTYQPPFQSCIKEGKASGIMCAYNRVNGVPNCADFNLLTKTAREQWDFHGYITSDCDAVSIIHDAQGYAKTPADAIGAVLRAGMDVNCGSYLQTYTKSAIEQKKLLEADIDRALHNLFSIRMRLGLFNGNPRQRPFGNIGPNNVCSQEHQGLALEAARDGIVLLKNSAKLLPLPKTKSISLAVIGPNANNATTLVGNYAGPPCKSITPLQALQNYVKNTQYEMGCNSVACSSVSIDKAVNLARTVDYVIMIMGLDQTQEKESLDRVDLVLPGKQQSLIASVSKAAKKPVILVLLSGGPVDISFAKLDNKIGSILWAGYPGEAGGTALAEIIFGDHNPGGRLPVTWYPQEYTKVPMTDMRMRPDPASGYPGRTYRFYQGRKVFNFGYGLSYSTHSYEFISVTKDKLYLNQSADLQAVKKSDSGRYVSVADIGNELCESMTFLAVIGVKNLGEMSGKHSVLLFVRKAKLQHGSPVESLLGFQTLHLNAGERAEIKFALSPCDHFSRADEGGSLVMEEGSHFLVVGEEEYPVTVI; via the exons ATGAGACTCAAAAGagagtttcttctcttcttcgttCTTCTGGTTCTCCTTGCCTCGGCTGGTGTGAATGTGATTGTGGCTCAGCAACCTCCATTCACTTGCGGGTCACCCAATTCCTTCCACTTCTGCAAGGTATCCCTACCCATCAGTCAAAGAGTGCGAGACCTCGTCTCTCGTCTCACCTTAGACGAAAAGATATCCCAACTCGTCAACACAGCTCCGGCGATTCCTAGACTCGGAATCCCCAGCTATGAATGGTGGTCCGAGTCCTTACATGGCGTTTCCGCTTCAGGAAAGGGCATCCGATTCAACGGAACGATTCGCTCCGCCACAAGCTTCCCTCAAGTCATCCTCACTGCCGCATCTTTTGATGCCCATCTCTGGTATCGCATCGGACGA GCTATTGGAATCGAAGCTCGAGCAGTCTACAATGCGGGACAAGCTATTGGAATGACATTTTGGGCACCTAACATCAATATCTTCAGGGACCCAAGATGGGGAAGAGGGCAAGAGACACCAGGGGAAGATCCATCTGTAACGGGTAGGTATGCGGTCTCGTATGTGAGAGGCATTCAAGGGGATTCTTTCGAAGGTGGGTTGCTCGGTTATAATCATCTCCAAGCTTCAGCTTGTTGTAAACACTTCACTGCTTATGATTTGGATAACTGGAAGGGCAACACTCGATATGTCTTCGATGCTCGT GTATCGTTGCAGGATTTAGCAGATACATACCAACCTCCATTCCAGAGCTGTATCAAAGAAGGTAAAGCTAGCGGGATTATGTGCGCTTATAACCGTGTTAATGGAGTCCCGAACTGTGCAGATTTCAATCTATTAACCAAAACAGCCAGAGAACAATGGGATTTTCATGG GTACATCACATCAGACTGTGATGCAGTTTCTATCATCCACGATGCTCAAGGATATGCTAAAACACCGGCTGATGCGATAGGAGCTGTTCTTCGAGCTG GGATGGATGTAAACTGTGGTTCCTACTTGCAGACATACACCAAATCAGCAATTGAACAGAAAAAACTTTTGGAAGCTGACATAGATAGAGCTCTCCATAACCTCTTCTCTATCAGAATGCGTTTGGGACTGTTTAATGGTAATCCAAGGCAACGGCCTTTCGGCAACATCGGTCCCAACAATGTCTGTTCCCAGGAACATCAGGGTCTAGCTCTTGAAGCTGCCCGTGATGGCATTGTCCTGTTAAAGAACTCTGCTAAGCTCCTCCCATTGCCAAAAACCAAATCCATATCTCTTGCTGTTATTGGCCCAAATGCTAACAATGCAACCACACTTGTTGGAAACTACGCTGGCCCTCCATGTAAATCCATTACACCTCTCCAAGCATTACAGAACTATGTCAAGAACACTCAGTATGAAATGGGTTGCAACTCTGTTGCATGTTCTTCAGTTTCGATCGATAAGGCAGTGAATCTGGCAAGAACAGTGGATTATGTGATTATGATCATGGGTTTGGATCAAACACAGGAGAAGGAGTCCCTGGATAGAGTGgatttggtactccccgggaaGCAACAGAGTCTAATCGCGAGTGTCTCCAAAGCTGCAAAGAAGCCAGTGATCTTGGTGCTCCTGAGTGGTGGTCCGGTTGATATTTCATTTGCAAAGCTTGATAATAAAATTGGAAGCATCTTGTGGGCTGGTTATCCAGGTGAAGCTGGTGGAACTGCGCTCGCTGAGATTATCTTCGGAGACCATAACCCAG GGGGAAGATTACCTGTCACTTGGTATCCACAAGAATACACCAAAGTGCCAATGACGGATATGAGGATGCGACCTGACCCAGCATCCGGTTATCCTGGAAGAACTTACAGATTCTACCAAGGCAGAAAAGTGTTCAATTTTGGTTATGGCCTCAGCTACTCAACTCACTCTTATGAGTTCATCTCTGTTACCAAAGATAAGCTCTACTTAAACCAATCTGCCGACCTTCAGGCAGTTAAGAAATCAGATTCTGGCCGCTACGTTTCTGTGGCAGACATAGGGAATGAACTGTGTGAGAGCATGACATTCTTGGCTGTGATTGGAGTTAAAAATCTTGGGGAAATGTCAGGAAAGCATTCCGTGTTGCTCTTTGTGAGGAAGGCCAAACTCCAACATGGCAGCCCAGTGGAAAGTTTGCTCGGATTCCAGACCTTGCACTTAAATGCCGGGGAAAGAGCTGAAATTAAATTTGCTTTAAGCCCTTGTGACCACTTCAGCAGAGCTGATGAAGGTGGTTCTTTGGTGATGGAGGAAGGATCTCATTTCTTAGTTGTGGGAGAAGAAGAGTACCCTGTAACtgttatttga
- the LOC122668472 gene encoding annexin D8-like: MDSSSQVSRRCELYCQYLHSCFSGNGATDKRKLVEILTTRNLQELRFIHQTYNELYNQDLLHILYNAQRNNPFARVVYLHMSEPQARDAEIVRTVLIGGNVDMNTLIEMVCTRLSLMLQSIKQGFLSLYNSDMEQDLSHNIKGGFKEILLAVLKSSSHCGGKVDMSMAMCDAKTLYEAMESGKSLDQKTMISLISQRSTEQLKAILVSYKQLYGHELSKSLKRNKCGPFGKDLSVVIRCIQYPEKYFAKQLRRTLQNGDSQEVLIRIVITRSRIDIKEINNAFAAKTGWSLESLILRVFNHNTTDKATGFIAEFLVALLTHN; encoded by the exons ATGGATAGTTCCAGTCAAGTCTCTAGGAGATGTGAATTATACTGTCAATATCTTCATTCTTGTTTCTCCG GCAATGGTGCAACCGACAAGCGAAAGCTTGTGGAGATCCTTACAACTAGGAACTTGCAAGAGCTCAGGTTTATTCATCAAACTTACAATGAGCTCTACAACCAAGATCTTCTTCACATCCTCTACAATGCTCAAAGAAACAACCCATTTGCT AGGGTAGTGTATCTTCATATGAGTGAGCCACAAGCTCGTGATGCTGAGATTGTGAGAACTGTACTTATTGGAGGGAATGTGGACATGAACACTCTTATTGAGATGGTGTGTACTCGCCTGTCCTTAATGCTTCAGTCTATCAAGCAAGGATTTCTCTCTCTATACAATTCAGATATGGAACAGGATCTTTCCCATAATATCAAGGGTGGCTTCAAAGAG ATTCTGTTGGCAGTATTGAAGTCAAGTAGCCACTGTGGTGGCAAAGTTGATATGAGCATGGCCATGTGTGATGCCAAGACACTGTATGAAGCAATGGAGAGTGGGAAATCCCTTGATCAGAAGACCATGATATCCCTTATAAGCCAAAGAAGCACTGAACAACTTAAGGCCATATTGGTCTCCTACAAACAACTCTATGGCCATGAGTTATCCAAATCGCTTAAGCGAAATAAGTGTGGACCTTTTGGAAAGGATCTTTCAGTTGTTATCAGATGCATCCAATATCCTGAAAAATACTTTGCAAAGCAATTACGAAGAACGCTGCAGAATGGTGATTCCCAAGAGGTTCTTATTCGAATAGTCATTACACGCTCTAGAATCGACATTAAGGAAATTAACAATGCTTTTGCTGCCAAAACAGGTTGGTCACTAGAGAGCCTCATCTTAAGGGTTTTCAACCACAATACCACTGATAAGGCTACAGGCTTCATTGCTGAATTTCTTGTTGCACTTCTTACACATAATTGA